Proteins from one Anthonomus grandis grandis chromosome 8, icAntGran1.3, whole genome shotgun sequence genomic window:
- the LOC126739423 gene encoding E3 ubiquitin-protein ligase NRDP1: MGFEVTRFQGPVDEELVCPICTGVLEDPLQAPECEHVFCKSCITQWISRQPTCPVDRQSLTSAQLTQVPRILRNLLARLVISCDNAQYGCPRVLNLDTLSTHLEECEHNPKRPILCEQGCALVVPKDELKEHNCIKELRSLINKQQQKMNEYQHEFNELRFFIIEQRREMQLLKDFMRALKTSNPSMRAIADAMDREQQDREVVRWSSSLQRARVTRWGGMISTPDDSLQRMIKRTLTEMGCPSHILDDLMENCHECRWPPGLCSLETRQNNRRQYESYVCKRVPGKQAVLVLYCDNQHMGEEMMLEPGLVMIFAHGVE, from the exons ATGGGTTTCGAAGTTACGAGATTTCAGGGCCCCGTGGACGAGGAGCTCGTCTGTCCGATTTGCACCGGAGTTTTGGAGGACCCCTTACAA GCTCCAGAATGTGAACATGTATTTTGCAAATCATGTATAACCCAATGGATCTCCCGACAGCCCACTTGTCCTGTGGACAGGCAGAGTTTAACTTCTGCACAGTTGACCCAAGTGCCTAGGATTCTTAGAAATTTACTGGCAAG ACTAGTTATAAGTTGCGATAACGCACAGTACGGATGCCCTAGGGTGCTAAACTTAGACACGTTATCCACACATTTAGAAGAATGTGAGCATAACCCAAAAAGGCCGATCCTTTGTGAACAG ggctGTGCTTTGGTCGTACCCAAAGATGAACTAAAAGAACACAACTGTATCAAAGAGTTAAGATCTTTGATCAACAAACAGCAACAGAAAATGAACGAGTATCAGCACGAATTTAACGAACTGAGATTCTTTATTATTGAACAAAGGAGAGAAATGCAGTTATTAAAA gaCTTTATGAGAGCTCTGAAAACGTCGAATCCTTCTATGAGAGCGATTGCAGACGCGATGGACAGAGAGCAACAAGATAGAGAAGTGGTACGGTGGAGCAGTTCCTTACAAAGAGCTAGAGTTACTAGGTGGGGAGGCATGATTTCAACACCTGATGATTCTTTACAG AGGATGATTAAAAGGACACTGACAGAAATGGGTTGTCCGTCACATATATTAGATGATCTTATGGAAAATTGCCACGAATGTCGATGGCCCCCCGGTTTATGTTCCCTAGAAACCCGTCAAAATAATAGAAGACAGTATGAGAGTTATGTGTGTAAAAGGGTGCCAG GCAAGCAGGCTGTCCTGGTCCTTTATTGCGATAACCAACACATGGGTGAAGAGATGATGTTAGAGCCGGGTCTTGTGATGATTTTTGCCCACGGGGTGGAGTAA